One window of the Lycorma delicatula isolate Av1 chromosome 3, ASM4794821v1, whole genome shotgun sequence genome contains the following:
- the LOC142322018 gene encoding rapamycin-insensitive companion of mTOR-like, with amino-acid sequence MTPPDIRDRMIRAVLGTLVELCVLNPEVFISSGGVKALTRALCNVGASSRIGETVIGALLYLVNKPETRIKAMISFDCLASPYTDPHNLEDLVKLTSRLKHSCSGRILYLFRCYDLGLVF; translated from the exons ATGACACCTCCTGATATACGTGATCGAATGATTCGAGCAGTTCTGGGTACACTCGTTGagttat gTGTATTGAATCCTGAAGTTTTTATTAGTAGCGGTGGCGTAAAGGCATTGACTAGAGCACTCTGTAATGTCGGAGCATCATCTCGCATCGGTGAAACTGTAATTGGAGCTTTGCTATATCTAGTTAATAAGCCAGAAACAAGAATAAAAGCAATGATAAGTTTTGATTGCTTAGCTTCACCATATACTGATCCACATAACTTGGAAGACCTAG tgaaactAACTTCTCGACTGAAACACAGCTGCAGTGGACGCATTTTGTACTTGTTTCGTTGTTACGATCTTGGCCTGGTGTTCTAA